From Methanococcus maripaludis, the proteins below share one genomic window:
- a CDS encoding helix-turn-helix domain-containing protein, which yields MERIGNDGNLIEEFYYTIPQIAKFYNVSNSTIRSLIKEKKLKGQKIGKNYRILGKNFNEYLFNQNKF from the coding sequence TTGGAAAGAATAGGAAATGATGGAAACTTAATTGAAGAGTTCTACTACACGATCCCACAAATCGCGAAATTCTATAATGTTTCAAATTCTACTATTAGGAGTCTAATTAAGGAGAAAAAATTGAAAGGTCAAAAGATAGGGAAAAATTATAGAATTCTTGGAAAAAATTTTAACGAATATTTATTTAATCAAAATAAATTTTAA